The Cucumis melo cultivar AY chromosome 6, USDA_Cmelo_AY_1.0, whole genome shotgun sequence genome includes a region encoding these proteins:
- the LOC103493432 gene encoding uncharacterized protein LOC103493432 → MRDLIVNLPSDFNDSSADEYQKVHICGICFNMSPKLLNTYLGLALPADYAVSYPTPEQLAEELTDGTVPMWPVDGQLPVASLTVKYLILHRIEISNWIPYTHASTISTSLGHFIYLVGTGVKVNVGEFIFNHLLRHVDTFGIHIPICFPQILSGFLLAQQSTILTPLNTIGSAPRVIPLSMCLFQGAHIPDVAAEFDNAPSKTSTHVASQPSVGHPLTLCVSLANRLLQALIAESRALTHQISELSDRRTVLDAVIRDLQRAASGATPPPSY, encoded by the coding sequence ATGCGAGACCTGATTGTAAATTTACCTTCAGACTTCAATGATTCGAGTGCAGATGAGTATCAAAAGGTACATATTTGTGGTATCTGTTTCAACATGTCTCCTAAACTACTGAATACTTATCTGGGTCTCGCTCTGCCTGCTGACTATGCAGTTTCGTACCCCACTCCTGAACAACTGGCTGAAGAACTTACCGATGGAACAGTCCCTATGTGGCCAGTCGATGGACAGTTACCAGTTGCCTCCTTGACAGTTAAATATTTAATTCTTCATCGAATCGAGATTTCCAATTGGATTCCCTATACGCATGCCTCCACTATTTCGACTTCCTTGGGTCACTTTATCTACCTTGTGGGCACTGGAGTAAAAGTGAACGTTGGAGAATTCATCTTCAACCATCTTCTGCGGCATGTGGATACCTTTGGTATCCATATCCCAATCTGCTTCCCTCAAATTCTAAGTGGCTTTCTTCTGGCTCAACAGTCCACCATTCTGACTCCTTTGAATACTATTGGTTCAGCGCCTCGGGTTATACCGCTCAGTATGTGCTTGTTTCAAGGGGCTCACATTCCTGATGTTGCTGCTGAGTTTGACAATGCTCCAAGCAAAACCAGTACTCATGTTGCTTCGCAACCTAGTGTTGGCCATCCTCTCACTCTCTGTGTGTCACTTGCCAATCGTCTGTTGCAAGCTCTAATTGCCGAATCTCGCGCTCTGACTCATCAAATAAGTGAGCTATCTGATCGACGCACTGTGTTGGATGCTGTCATTCGTGACCTCCAGCGTGCAGCCTCCGGAGCTACCCCTCCTCCGTCTTATTAA
- the LOC127149753 gene encoding flocculation protein FLO11-like, which produces MDPAPSKSTTSLKGKRYKGFPTKHSYKKVRKSISSGDNSAVPSPEQSFHAERSTNPPSSVTVKEEVLEFSLPRSARPSVSLSVPKSSSRLEPRLSVETVVLDSDSSNSEDNVVLSTLLHQTRSVRIYQTASTPKPQSSGGVSPKVAPPRSSEHAKYSGATSFQASPQTAPPSVADDDDDSDDEDYALGTEEKTEAEATSTSTEDQTESHEKDPSDHRLTKESGESSIPRSTKGSGEFSFPVSPPGHVASSSGFWRPLTKGQQVVSTKAGRQKVPLNVPSVPIDGVSFHSEEGAHKWKYVVKRRIADKANITDQYNSCPAIL; this is translated from the coding sequence ATGGACCCTGCTCCTTCGAAGTCGACAACTTCCTTGAAGGGGAAACGGTACAAAGGATTTCCAACTAAACATTCGTATAAGAAAGTTCGCAAGTCAATTTCGTCGGGTGACAATAGTGCGGTTCCCAGTCCTGAGCAAAGCTTCCATGCAGAACGATCGACGAATCCTCCGTCGTCAGTTACTGTTAAGGAAGAAGTCCTCGAGTTTTCTTTACCCCGGAGTGCTCGTCCTTCTGTATCTTTGTCTGTGCCAAAGTCTTCCTCAAGGCTCGAACCTAGGCTTTCTGTGGAAACTGTGGTATTAGACTCTGACTCATCAAACAGTGAGGACAATGTGGTTCTATCTACACTTCTTCACCAAACGAGAAGCGTTCGTATCTATCAAACTGCTTCTACCCCAAAACCACAGTCAAGTGGAGGTGTGTCTCCTAAGGTGGCCCCACCTCGATCTAGTGAACATGCTAAGTACTCCGGTGCTACTTCATTCCAGGCTTCTCCCCAAACTGCTCCACCCTCTGTGgcagatgatgatgatgattctgATGATGAAGATTATGCTTTGGGAACGGAAGAAAAGACAGAGGCGGAAGCCACGTCCACATCAACTGAGGACCAGACTGAATCTCATGAAAAGGACCCATCTGATCACAGATTAACTAAAGAGTCGGGTGAGTCCTCGATTCCTAGGTCAACTAAAGGATCGGGTGAGTTTTCGTTTCCTGTGTCCCCACCAGGGCATGTGGCATCCTCTTCTGGCTTTTGGCGCCCTCTTACTAAAGGACAACAAGTTGTCTCCACCAAGGCTGGACGACAGAAGGTACCTCTAAATGTGCCATCCGTACCAATTGATGGTGTATCTTTTCACTCTGAGGAAGGGGCACACAAATGGAAATATGTGGTTAAGAGGCGAATTGCAGACAAGGCTAATATTACTGATCAGTATAACTCTTGCCCTGCCATTCTATAA